The region ATCGGACAGGCCGGTCAATTGGACGCCGAAGCGGTTTACGATCTGACCAAGGAAGCGCTGCAAGAGGTTGGCCAGGTCGACGCCATCTATTTTCAAGGCGCGGTGCTCGACCCGCTAAAAGTTTTGAACAAAATCGAAATCGAGTTGAAGACCATCGCCATCGCCAGCAATCCGGCGATGCTCTGGGATATTCTTTCGCAGCTACGGCGGCGCGCGCCGCTCGACGGTTATGGTAGATTGCTGGCGGAATGGCCGGCTTGAACCGGTGATTGAAAACCTCGATTAGATTCCGACGAAAGGCACAAATGACGCTTAAAGAAACCTTGGCAACGCAGCGAGCCGATCGATACCTCGCGCTGATTCTCGACAACGAAGTCACCGTCGGCGAGTTCGTCGTCGAGCCGCCGCTGCCTTGGACTCGCATTGTCCAGATGAGCGGCGTCTTTCAAATCGCCGATGGCTATCCGACGACGCTGACCGCAGCCCAGGGAACTTTCGAGATGAGAAACTGGGACGAGGTGTCGCTGCCCGGCATGATGCTGACCCTCGGTGAGATCGGCGATGCGCTCGATTTTGTCATCATCGGCAACAACGCCGGCCAAGGATTGCCGCTGGCCCAGGCGGTGCCGCAAACTTTGCGATCGGCGCAAGCGGCGGTTATTTACGCTTCGGGTTTGCCGGAGCAGAGCGCCTATGAACGGGCGGGCTATGGCGCATTCTTCAGCCGCCGGGAAACCGTCGCGCGCTTGCTCACTCTTGCGAAAGCTGCAAACCGGCCGCTGGCGCTCTATTTCATGAACTCGATTCAGCACAACGAGCGCAATTACCACAGTCCGTGAGAGCCGACGCGGCTTGTCTTTTCGCCAACCTTGCCGTATTCATACTAGGGAAACTTCTAGCGAGTCGACCGCAAAGCGGTTGCGCTCGTGATATGGGCATACCAGGTTAACATTCATTCATTCGTTGAATTGGGGCGCTATGGATACCATCGTTAGTGGCGCGCGGCCGACCGGCAGGCTGCATCTCGGCCATCTGCACGGCGCGTTGAAAAATTGGGTTAAGCTGCAAGAACAGTATCGTTGCTACTTCTTCGTCGCCGACTGGCACGCCCTGACCACCGACTACGCTACGCCCCAAGGGATCAATCAGAGCAGCATCGACATGGTCATGGACTGGCTGAGCGTCGGTCTCGATCCGGCCAAAGCGGTGTTGTTTCGTCAGTCGCGCATCAAAGAACATGCCGAGCTGCATTTGATCTATTCGATGATTACGCCGGTGCCCTGGCTCGAACGCAATCCGACGTACAAAGAGCAGATCAAAGAGCTCACCGGCAAGGACCTCTCGACCTATGGTTTTCTCGGCTATCCAGTATTGCAGGCGGCGGACATCACGATTTACAAAGCCAACAAAGTGCCGGTGGGCGTCGACCAAGCGCCCCACGTCGAACTGACCCGGGAGATCGTGCGGCGCTTCAATCAAGTGTACAAACCGATTTTTCCCGAGCCCGAAGTGTTGCTGACCGAAACCCAGAAATTGCCGGGACTCGACGGCCGCAAGATGAGCAAGAGCTACGGCAACGCGGTGTTTCTCTCCGATGCGCCCAAAGAGATCGACCAGAAAATTAGCCGCATGGTCACCGATCCGGCGCGGGCGCGGCGCAGCGATCCCGGCGAGCCGGAAAAATGTCCGGCCTTTTCGCTGCATAAGATTTATTCGACCGAAGATGAGATCGCCGAAGTGTCGAAAGGCTGTCGCAGTGCCGCCATCGGCTGTCTCGATTGTAAAAAAATCATGATCAAACATGTCATCGACGATCTCGCGCCATTTCGCGACAAGCGGGCGGCGCTGGAAAACAAACCGCGCGAGGTCGAAGAAGTATTGCTTGAAGGCAACCGTCAGGCGCAGGTGCAAGCGACCGCGACCATGAACGAAGTGCGGGAAACCCTAGGCCTGTGACCACTCACGTTCAATTAAAAATTTTTGAAGGGCCTCTCGATCTATTGCTCCATCTGATCAAGAGGAACGAAGTCAACATCACCGACATCCCGATCGCGACGATCACGGAACAATACTTAGCGACCTTGAATTTAATGGAAACCCTGAGCTTGGACGTGGCCGGCGAATTTCTCGTCATGGCGTCGACTTTGATTCATATCAAATCGCGCATGCTGCTGCCGGCCGGCGCCGAGGAGCCCGACGAAGACGAAGGCGTCGACCCGCGCGAGGAATTGGTCCGCCGGCTGCTCGAATATCAACGCTACAAAGACGCCGCCCAACAGTTGGAACAGCGCGATGTCTTGACCCGCGACGTGTTTGTCCG is a window of Deltaproteobacteria bacterium DNA encoding:
- the trpS gene encoding tryptophan--tRNA ligase is translated as MDTIVSGARPTGRLHLGHLHGALKNWVKLQEQYRCYFFVADWHALTTDYATPQGINQSSIDMVMDWLSVGLDPAKAVLFRQSRIKEHAELHLIYSMITPVPWLERNPTYKEQIKELTGKDLSTYGFLGYPVLQAADITIYKANKVPVGVDQAPHVELTREIVRRFNQVYKPIFPEPEVLLTETQKLPGLDGRKMSKSYGNAVFLSDAPKEIDQKISRMVTDPARARRSDPGEPEKCPAFSLHKIYSTEDEIAEVSKGCRSAAIGCLDCKKIMIKHVIDDLAPFRDKRAALENKPREVEEVLLEGNRQAQVQATATMNEVRETLGL